Below is a window of Virgibacillus sp. NKC19-3 DNA.
GACCTTCTATTGCTGCTGCTGCCGCCATTTCAGGGCTTACCAAATGAGTACGAGCCCCATTCCCCTGTCTTCCTTCAAAATTCCGGTTTGATGTCGATGCACATCTTCCTTCCGGTGGGACGATGTCATCATTCATCCCTAAGCACATACTACAACCAGACTCACGCCACTCAAATCCTGCTTGTTTAAAAATCGTATCCAGTCCTTGCTTTTCCGCTTCCAGTTTCACACTAAATGAACCTGGTACAACAATGGCTCTCACTTCCGGTTTAACCTGTTTTCCTTCAACAATTGCAGCTGCTTTCTTAAGATCACCAATGCGTGAATTAGTGCATGAACCAATAAATACATGATCAATGGTAATCGATGTTATCGGCTGATTTTCTTCCAAGCCCATATACTCTAAAGCTCGCTCGACATCTTCCCTATGCTCGACATCATCTAAACTTGGCGTTGCCCCACTAACAGGTACACACATGCCCGGATTTGTTCCCCATGAGACTTGTGGTTCTATCTCTGCTGCATTGATTGTTACGGTCTTATCATAAACAGCACCTTCATCAGTTGCCATGTTTAGCCACGACTCGGCCAATTGGGCAAAAGCCTCCCCATCAGGCACATATTCTTTTCCTTCTAAATAATCAATTGTTTTTTGATCAGGGCTGATTAAACCTGCTCTGGCACCTGCCTCAATGGACATATTGCATACCGTCATGCGACCTTCCATCGATAAATTTCGAATCGCATCTCCTGTATATTCCATGACATAGCCAGTTCCAAATCGCACCCCGAATTTCCCAATGATTGCCAGGATTAAATCCTTAGCAGTTACTCCAGGTCCAAGATCGCCTTCTACATGTACGTTCAATGTTTTGGGCTGTTCCTGCTGCAAAGTCTGGGTTGCTAATACATGCTCAACCTCACTTGTGCCGATGCCAAAAGCGAGGGCACCAAAT
It encodes the following:
- the leuC gene encoding 3-isopropylmalate dehydratase large subunit; this translates as MAKPETIISKIWNKHVVHEEAGKPDLMYIDLHLIHEVTSPQAFEGLRLNNRKVRRPDLTYATMDHNVPTKNRDVIKDQISKKQMETLRKNCRDHQIPLADMAHPDQGIVHVIGPQLGLTQPGKTIVCGDSHTSTHGAFGALAFGIGTSEVEHVLATQTLQQEQPKTLNVHVEGDLGPGVTAKDLILAIIGKFGVRFGTGYVMEYTGDAIRNLSMEGRMTVCNMSIEAGARAGLISPDQKTIDYLEGKEYVPDGEAFAQLAESWLNMATDEGAVYDKTVTINAAEIEPQVSWGTNPGMCVPVSGATPSLDDVEHREDVERALEYMGLEENQPITSITIDHVFIGSCTNSRIGDLKKAAAIVEGKQVKPEVRAIVVPGSFSVKLEAEKQGLDTIFKQAGFEWRESGCSMCLGMNDDIVPPEGRCASTSNRNFEGRQGNGARTHLVSPEMAAAAAIEGHFVDVRTFASVPN